CTCAACCTGTCCCTTGTCCAGATTCACCATAACAACAGccacaaaataataaagacagcGACCTTGTTCGCAACTGGGCCAGATTGCCCACAAATATCAGATTATGTTCTGCTCGACTTGCGAGCATACATGAACCAGGGAGGGAGGCTAGTGGTTCGTCGCTACGAAGCAGGATCCTCTGCCTCTGCTGATGGTCCAGGTTGTTCTAGGTAGAGCTGCATCTTCAAAGGATCACACCTCATTGACTTGATGGGGGTTATCTGCGGCGGCTGCATCCACGCCTTGGTGTCCGTGGGGATCCACAGCCGagcctcgtcctcctccttgtCCTTCGCACCGTCTGCAGGGAGGGATCGGAAGTAGGCGGTGATCTCCCAGCTGCTATCTGTCACAAGGCAAACGCGGTGCCTCATAAGCTCTCCCGGTGATAAAAGTCACCGCTGGCTGTTGGCCTTTAGAGAAAATCTCGAGATGCTGAAATCGTCCAACAAAGAGATGGTGTCGACTACCTGATGGAAGGGGCTTTGTAAGAGGTCCAGCGACGGTCAGTTTGATCAAGAACGCCCGCAGAGCAAATTCCAGGCTGGACTCCTCTAACTCGGAGCCATAGGATTGGTTCACTGCAAGCTTGAACACAAACTTCTCGAGTGGTACATGATCTTTGTCGTGGAAGATTACTACGACCCTCTCAACCAGTCCCTGGGTTGTAAGAAAACTTATGGTTAGTTAAAAAGACACAACCAGCCTGAAATCTTTACACAATCAACAATGTTTCAACACCAAGGGATCCTAAGATCTCTAACATTGTTGCTGAAGCTTGAAGCAAGTGCAAAATTGATATAAGCCAAAGTGAAAAGGCCAAGTAAAAGCCCAACCAAACACCCCCATAGTTTGTAATAATGCTATAAGACACAAGAGCCAAGTTCACAACAATCATATGGTCAAAACAAAAGGTGGAACAGATGTGTACCAAAACTTTAAAGCTCAAGCAGTATAATGTATGTTACATTACTCAAGTTACCTGTCCATTTAATGAGTTCTCTTGATAATATAATTACTTATAGAGTGCATTTCATTGCAGGAGGAGGAACAATCAGGGGAACAAAACACACCTTTTGTATGAAAGGTAGAAGGCCAGTAATCACAGAGTGGATGTAGTCAGCAAGCTGGGGGTGCACAGCTTTCTGGACAACTATATTCATGTACCTTCTCCTCTCAAATGCACCTACACATGCATTGTGCTTAATCCATATCCAACCAAAGAACATGACAAATAACAAAGTTGCCAATGTGACGTAAATACAAAAGGGAGAGGAATCCTTACGAGTGGGATAGAAACCTTTGAGGAAGACAATGGAGCTGACAGCAACCTCTAGAAATTCAACAATCACTTGTGCAATTTGACCTTTTAAAGCCAAGCCGAGTTTTAGTGAGATGACAATGTGCAACTATTCAAACATAAAAGTCAGCTTCTGGGGCAAAAAGCACGAACTCATCATCAGCACTTTACCCTGTGGAGTTTGATTCTTCCGATCCATGGCCCAGTTCAAGTAAATAACTAAATTCTGGAGTTTGGAACTTTCAGGTTGCTGGTTTTACATTCCCATGACCAACACAGTGATACAGGTGAGCAGGCACATGATACCCTGCTGCCAGATTAGTTTAAGCCAGAGAAACCGAAGCTGGGTTAGTAAGTTCGGGGTAAAAATATAACTGTCAGATAAGAACATGAGAGAAGAACAAATAAGTGATGCACTGGACAGCTAATTTTCTGACATAGTAACATCACAGCAACAACTGTGGGTATTACCTAGCACAGATTGCAATACCAGAAGGAAACATCTCAGATAGACCAATAAAATCAGGATAACAGTGTGCATTCAGTTGCACATTAAGTGGCTCATGACATAAATGTCTGGAAAATAAACTTCCCGCCTCATAGAGAAATGCAAATACGTAGATATACTTCGGGTTTCATCATTTCATAAAAAGAAGATTATAGAATCATAGGTACTGAGGTATGGTTACCATAGAAATGTATTAGCTTTCACATCAGGAAGGACTCTGCTACTAATAGTTCATTAATCCCTAAAAGAGTGTTGTATATAGCCTCAGTTTCAAAATGTGACTCGTCCCCTGCAAAGAACTCATGCACGCATCCATCCACTTCAATGAAAGAGCAACCAGGCTGCTTGGTCTTTCTGCTACTGTATATTCCTGTCCTCACTTTGTTTGCATCAACCCACCTTGATGTGGTAGCATAGACAGTAGAAAGTAAAACGTCCCCTCCACACCTGTTTGGCTCCAATACTTGGATCCTttctgctacatactctgcaagtCCCACCTCTCCACAGGCTCTGCAGGCAAACAACAACGACCGCCACATTACAACATCAGGAGCGATAGGCATCTCTTTAATGAACTGTTCTGCCTCTGCCAATAACTTAGCACGCCCCAGGAGATCAACCATGCATCCATAGTGTTCGATCCTTGGGGCAATACCGTAAATACTGGACATGCGATGGAAGTGATGGTATCCTTGTTCAACTAATCCTCCATGGCTGCAAGAAGTTAGGACACCCAAGAAAGTTATCTCATTCGGCATGACTTCACCCTCTTCTTCCATCTGCGCAAACAAATCTAGTGCCTCACCAGAGAGGCCATTCGCAGCAAAGCCCATTATCATCACTGTCCAGGAAAAATCATCCCGCTTGACCATTCCACAAAATATATCATAGGCCTTTTTTATATCCCCACACTTTGAGTACATGTCAATCAATGAATTTTTCACAGAAATATCCTTGCCTAAACCATGAATGTCACAGTAAGCATGGACATACCGTCCCAAGTCCAGTGCTCCCATCTGGCCGCATGAAGATACAACAGTAGCAATTGTTGCATCATCAACTTTCACTCCAGCAATTTGCATGTCTCTGAATAGCTTAACAGCCTCTTTAGACTGACCTAACTGTGTATATCCAGAAATCATTGAGGTCCAGCAAACCGCATTCCTCTCAGGCAATCCATCAAAAACCCTGCGAGCATCTTCAACCAGCCCACACTTTGCATACATACTAATCAAAGAGGAACCCATATAACAGTTAATCTCAAAACCATTTGTCACAAGCAGTGCATGACAGAGCTTTCCGACCTTCATCATGCATGTCCTTGCACAAGCAACTAGAGCATTCAGCAAGGTGACCTCATCCAGCATAACTTGCGCCTTGGCCATTTGGCTAAAAGCCAGCAATGCCTTATTAGGCAGCCCAGCATGTACGTATCCAGCAATGATTGTATTCCAAGAAACTGTATCAGAGGCTCCTTTGGGAGCAGAATCAAGAACTGATCTTGCAGTAGATGGATAACTACAAGACGAGTACATATTGATAAGAGTATTAAGGACAAAGGTATCAGAACTTAAGCCGAGTTTCACAGAAAGGGTATGGAGCTGGGCACCAACAACAACGGAGGGCATGCGGGCGGCGGTAGAAAGAGCAGCGCTAAGGGAGTAGTTATCGATGGGCATGTAGCCAGACCGGCGGAGTAGGGAGAGGAATGAGAGGGAGAGAGATGGGACAGAACCTGAGGAGAGTGAGCGAAGGACAGAGTGGAGCAAGGGTACCTTGAGCAAAAGACCCGAGACGGTTGCATAGGATAGGAGAAGGGGGAGATGACGGTGGGCTAGGCGGGAGATTGGGACAGGGACGACGTATTTACTTTCAGGGAAAGCCTTTCTGGTAATGGAGAAGGAGCGTGTCTTCCCATCGAACATTCGCGAAGACAAGCACATCTAGATTCTCAATGGAGCTGACCGATAGCGGAGCAGAATGGAGTGTAGCTGTCACGCGGGGAAGCAACCGGATGATACAGGAAGCTGTCACCCAATACTGCAACCTACATTAAAGGAACCTGGCATAAGACATTGTTTTCTATTCGAACAGGGGCAATTCTCCATTTCCACCAGCAATAACAAAACCATGATTATATTTTTGCACACAGAGAATGTAAACAACACACCGACAAGAGTATCAGCACCTATTCAACTCCTGAACTCTAACCAACTGGAACGAAAATAAATGCTAGCAGACACGCCATTGCTCAACATGAGATATCACAGACATCAAGCGGACATAGCCTAAGAATAACGAGGAGTGCACAACAGATCATGCCGTCTACTGCTTTCCCAGGTAGTATCAGGACCACCGCTCCAAGTTAGCTTCACAAGAAATTGCACAATTTGCTAAGGATCACTACGGGCACGGGGTTTCGTGTGGGAATTCGATTTCTTTTCTTTATGGAAGCAACTGCTACTAGCAACGGCGTAGCCAGGATTAGCTGACGCCCTGGGCCAAAAAAGGGCGAAAAAACACCCCCCAAAATTAACCCCAGGTTTACTTACACAGGCATATCAAAGGTCAAGCTCGACTCACACGAACAAAAATTACTAAAATTAAATTGAAACAAAAATTACCAAAAGGCTTTCTACAATGAACTAACAAACTTTAAACTACATGAGCTAATGATCGACGATATTGAACATTTGAACGAATCTATTGAAAGGAGCTAATCCAGAAACGGGACGAACGACAACCTGGGAAAGCTAGGGCTCCCTTATTTACCACCAATAGGAAATACGCCTTGACGGTTAGTTCCTCGCGCCGCGCCAGTTGGTAGAGGAGAAGAGAGCCCCTTCGCCTGGTGATGGCGGCCGGCGAGAGCGCCTTGGTCGGAGGCGGGGGACTGCTGACTGGAGGCGGCGGAGGGCGGGGAACGATGGAGGCTTATGCGGCCCAGGCAAAGGGGTGGAGCTGAGGGAGGACGAAACGAACAGGGTAGTGTAGCTATAGAACTGGACCATCCGAGAAGGATCCAACGTCCAGAAAGCAAAGGCTGTTTCTTCTTAATTTCGTCAATAAAAAAAGAGCGCGCTACGCGTCCGCCGGCTGATCTTTCGCGGGCCGTCAGATCTGCCGCATCGACCAGCCCAGCTCGCCTCCACCGTTGCAACATAGGTCTTGTTGCAGAAAGAATTCTGCAACACAGATATTGTTGCAGATTTTTTTTGCAACAACTGTTTTATTGCAAAAACATTTTTGTAACCAAGGTTTTGTTGCAAAAATAATAATTCAACTGAGGTCTTGGTTGTAGAAAATTTTCGCAAGAGAGATTTTATTGTAAAATATAAACCCGTAGTAGACCATTGCAATATCGTATATATTTCAGAAGCATAGCCTCTATTGCATGAATGATGGTATAGGTCCTCACTTGACGCATGTCATCCACAGAAGGTGGCGGACGGAGCCGCTGTAATCCGCCGGTTGATGGTAAGCTATTCCCATAAAAAAATATTGTCTTTATAGACTGTTTGGTTCGGGGGAAATAAAACAGGGAATGAGAACTcagagatgacatgcatctcaaatcctataaatagaaataagaaaagagatgtcatttaaTTCATATCATATAATTTTTTCTATTTGGTCTAGGCTAATATTTTATTTTCCTATGAAATATGGAGGATAGGAAGAGTTCCTCCACAGAAATATAATTCTATGGGCTCTAAAGGATTTTTTTTTCTATAAAAATCCTATCCTATGGTATTCCTACACAATTTCTCTAAACCAAAGGAGGCCTGAGAGGATATGAGAGTGTTGGACTTTAAACTGGACACTGCATCCGTCTGACCGGTGGGGATGAACCTACGCATTTTGCGAACATTGACGTGGGAGCCGACCATTCCATCGTAATCACATACTCCCTTTCTCCGAAAAATTACTTGTCAGTAGAAATGAATGAAAATAAATGTATCTATAACAAAAATATAtttagatacattcatttctgtgacaagtattttcggacggaagGAGTATATTTCAAGGCAGATTTCAATAAACCGAACATAATCCGTGCAAACAGGATGATTTTCATATAGACTGGACGAAATCATTTATATTTCGGATATATTTCAACTAAACTACAGCGGACGAAATCATTTATATTCCGGATATATTTCAACTAAACTACAGCGGATTAGGCTATGCTATTCTAACCTAGTCTATCATCGGCCGCGGCGGATCTCATTTCCCACGACATGTCTTTCCTATGTCCGGCAGCAAGCTCATCCGACCGTCGTGAGCCCCAGAGCTAAATGCTTCAACGGGAGAGAAATAATAGCCTTCACCTCTGCGGAGCCCGGATCGTCGATTGGCTTTTGTGTGGGGGAAGACGGGCGTCGTGGCTACGCCCCTGCGAAGCGGGCAAGTCGCCGGTTGTATAACCGAGCGAGGCGGTCGCGGTGGCCTTCCTGAGATCCAAGCGGCGGTGGCCTCTCGTGGTCTACTTTTTCTCGTTGGCGGCCGCCGCGGACGTGTCGTCGTCGctgacgtggcggcggcggtgcgtgACCGACACAGAGTTGGCGCCGTCGTCGTTGATGCCCCCGTCAAATTCCTACGCCGCCGCATCAACCTCTGCAAACATGGCTTCTTTCGCCGTCTGTCGGACGTGTTGTCGCTATCCCCTAACGGGTTTGACGGGCGACGACATAGGCTAGcttggacgacctggtggtggcGGTGGCACCGGCTCCGGAGAGCTTGCTGACAAGCCAGCCTGTATCCGGATGCATGCACTAGGCCACCCAGTCGGCTGCAATGCCGGAGAGTTCCTTCTTATCTGTGGACGTATAGGGATTCAAGTTAGTCTAGACCTAAATGCTCTTACGTTCCACATTACAAGCGCGATGGCTAAGTAacacatactccctccattccaatgaATAAGGCTCGCACGCATCCTTCaatcaaattttgaccataaattttaTATGGGTTATATGTGAAGCATTCgtatttgaaagaagttttttAGTGGTATAATTTTTGTAAGTCATAAACAttatatattatgtgcttaatttATGGTCAAATTGAATTTTCAAGAAGTATTGTAAAGTGGGTCTGCCTTTTGCTTTGCTTTAAGTTGCTCTAAACTTCGATAGGAGGTGAGAAGAAGTGCATGCCACATCGACATATCTTGGGATTTGAGTGGAGCATGAGCACCGAAGCGTAGCTATATATGTCTTTAAAGCACACTTTTGCAGAAGCAATCCAGAAGTGAATAAGTAGTCTTACTTAGGTTTGTATATTTTAAATTTAGTTGCATTTATGCTAGTATTGGAGTGCGGCGTTTCTGCTTCCGAGCTCATCTGCACCTGCCCTGATGataaaaatcaaaacaaatactaaaaAGTTCAAGAAATACCATTTTTTTTTTGTGGTAGATAAGTTTATGCGTGATGTGCGTTCcaagtttcaactcatttggacatctgagcaactctcagcaaaaaagacaaattcaagGTCTGTGAAGAAGTTCACTGTTCATACACTGTTCTGATCcgatttgtttttgtttttttttgctgAGAGTTGCTCAGATGTCCAAATAAGTTGAAAGTTGGAGCGAACCTCACGCATAAAATTATCTATCACACAATTTTTTTTggatatttttgaatttttttagtatttattttgatttttttctgACCGGGTGCAGATGAGACTGGGCACCGAATTGGGTTTTCGCTAGTATTGATGCTATTTTATTTCTCATAAAGTGGTTTTAGAGTTGGTTTGGGGTAACTGTCAAAAAAACCTTTTAATGAATTTGGTTGACTCGTGTTATCCTATATTTCTAAATAGTTAATCCTCATTAACTCAATTATCTTAACATACAACTATGCCAACTCATCGTGTTATCATCATATCACGCATGCCACACTAAATTTAGTTATCTCAACATGCAACTATGCCAACTCACAATGCCAGTATGCATGGAAGAAAAAAGCATCTTAACATGTACCATGCATGCTACTAAAttcaataaatattttaaaaCTATATAATAATCAAATATTATAAATTATATGCACTTTTGTTTCAATTCTCGTATGGCTAATCCAAATACTAAAGTTTCAATCTGCCAAGTGAAATCATATCATCAATTTCCACAGCAACACGCGGGTATCATCTCTAGTTCACTTATGACCATGGGTACTCCAACAAGCAATGCAAGGATCTCATAACATTATACCCAATTATCTTAACATGCAACTATGTCAACTCATCATGTTATCATGTATGTCACACTAAATTTAGTCATCTCAATATGCAACTATGCCAACTCACAATGCCAGTATGAATGAAAAAAACTCCTTAACATGTACCATGCATGCTACTAAATTCAATAAATATTTCATAACTATATAATAATCAAATATAATAAATTATATGCACTTTAGTTCAGTTCTCATATGATTAATCCAAATACTAAAGTTTCATACTGTCAAGTCTCAGTGAAATAATATCATCAATTTCCATAGCAGCGCGCGGGTATCATCTCTAGTTTCACTCATGACCATGGGTTCTCCAACAAGCAATGCAAGGATCCCATAACATCATAAATGAAAGAGCACAAGGATGTGATACTCCAACACTAAGCTCCAGTGAAATAATATC
This sequence is a window from Aegilops tauschii subsp. strangulata cultivar AL8/78 chromosome 7, Aet v6.0, whole genome shotgun sequence. Protein-coding genes within it:
- the LOC109764274 gene encoding DNA polymerase zeta processivity subunit; this encodes MDRKNQTPQGQIAQVIVEFLEVAVSSIVFLKGFYPTRAFERRRYMNIVVQKAVHPQLADYIHSVITGLLPFIQKGLVERVVVIFHDKDHVPLEKFVFKLAVNQSYGSELEESSLEFALRAFLIKLTVAGPLTKPLPSDSSWEITAYFRSLPADGAKDKEEDEARLWIPTDTKAWMQPPQITPIKSMRCDPLKMQLYLEQPGPSAEAEDPAS